CACCTGTTCCACCGCCGCGAGCGCATCCTCCACGGCTTGGCCAGCTTTGTTCTCATCCTCGGCACGCGCCACGATTTGCAACATCGTCCCCATGGCGGGACGCGCGCGGCGAATTTCAGTGGAGGACAACTTGGTGGAGAAAAAGCAGCCGCTTGATGCCGTTGGCCATGCTATTGCTGGACATGGTGCCACCGCTGACGTTCACGATATCGTTACCCACCTTGAGCGGGTCCGCCGTGGTTTTGCCCACGAATTGGTCCCGCCACTTGAGTTCCTTGACGTGGCCGCCCCAGGCTTCGCGGTACTCGATGACCTGAAACTGGCGCAAGGTGCCTTCGGGATTGATACCCACCGCATAGGTGATTAGCTCGTGTTTACCGATCACCTGGTCGATGATGAACCAGCCAAGGAACTTCCCGCCCGCCATGGCCTTCCAGACCGGCTGTTTCAACATTCGCGTTTTCACGCCGGAGAGTTCTTCGATGCGATGGCTCTGGTCCGGCGTGAGATCAACAGGATGGGGAATGAATTCCTGCGCCTGCGCGAAGATCAGACTTCGCGCCTGGTCAACGCTCATGTACTGAGCGGCGATGCATTGAGGAGTAGCGCCAGAAAATACAATGGCGGGGGCAAGCCAGCGGATGTCGAGCGTCATGCGAACTTTCGGTAACAGCGCGTACGCTTAGAGAGCACAGAGCCCTCATGCCGGCACCCGCTAATTTCTATAGTGACCGGCGCTGGTCCAGGGCTGAACCAGAGCCGCGGAATAAAGTGACTTCTACTTCTTTTTCCCGGCGGCCGGTTCCGCCGGCTTTGCGGCCGCCCCGCCAGAGGACACCGGTCCCGAAACCACTTTCTTATCCTGCTTGGGTTTCTTCGCTTCCTTATTGCTTCGCATTTGGCCCTTAGCCATTTGAGCACTCCTTAAAGTATGCGCATCCCCATGGCTAGCAGGGGAGTCCGGATGCGCGGTTGGACACCCCCGTCTGGCTGCGCTGGGAGCGCGAATACTGCCCAGTACCGCGGCTCTACTCGCGCTTCTCCGCGTACGCCAAACGTGGCCGGGCGCAACTATACACCCGGTGCGCCTGTGTCCGGAATACGTGCTCGCCCGCTTGCCCCTGGAGCACGGCGAATCGCTGAAGTTGAGTTAACGCGCCACCGCCGCGAGAACCTCGAGTTCCCGCAGTGCCCAGTCG
This genomic stretch from Betaproteobacteria bacterium harbors:
- a CDS encoding FMN-binding protein, coding for MTLDIRWLAPAIVFSGATPQCIAAQYMSVDQARSLIFAQAQEFIPHPVDLTPDQSHRIEELSGVKTRMLKQPVWKAMAGGKFLGWFIIDQVIGKHELITYAVGINPEGTLRQFQVIEYREAWGGHVKELKWRDQFVGKTTADPLKVGNDIVNVSGGTMSSNSMANGIKRLLFLHQVVLH